One region of Microbacterium sp. M28 genomic DNA includes:
- the holA gene encoding DNA polymerase III subunit delta, whose product MAAARTPARKAAAKIPQVSWREPRPAPLVLVSGPEEVCAERAIAGIREYLRAEDPALEVSDIRADDYAAGTLLAVTSPSLFGEPRLVRVSGVEKCSDAFLQEAVSYLDNPQEGATVVLRHTGASVRGKKLLDALRAGTGGGIEIACPAVKRDGDRFDFAAGEFKAAGKRIHPQALRALVSAFSDDLTELASACQQLINDVEGDVSEDVVTKYYGGRVEVSAFVVADTAIAGRYGEALVSLRHALASGADPVPMVAAFAMKLRTMAKVAGIRGSSREIATRLGMKDWQIDRARRDLAGWNERSLGLAIQATARADAEVKGAARDPIFALERMVTVIATRAPFAE is encoded by the coding sequence ATGGCAGCCGCTCGCACCCCCGCACGCAAAGCGGCGGCGAAGATCCCGCAGGTATCCTGGCGAGAGCCGCGTCCGGCGCCTCTGGTGCTCGTCTCCGGACCCGAAGAGGTATGCGCTGAGCGCGCCATCGCCGGCATCCGCGAGTATCTGCGCGCCGAGGATCCGGCACTCGAGGTGAGCGACATCCGTGCCGACGACTACGCCGCAGGAACGCTGCTGGCCGTCACCTCGCCGTCGCTGTTCGGAGAGCCGCGGTTGGTCCGCGTCTCCGGCGTCGAGAAGTGCTCCGACGCCTTCCTGCAGGAGGCCGTGTCCTACCTCGACAACCCACAGGAGGGGGCGACCGTCGTCCTGCGCCACACCGGCGCGAGCGTCCGCGGGAAGAAGCTCCTCGACGCTCTCAGAGCCGGCACCGGCGGGGGCATCGAGATCGCGTGCCCGGCCGTCAAGCGGGACGGCGACCGCTTCGACTTCGCCGCCGGCGAGTTCAAGGCCGCTGGCAAGCGCATCCACCCGCAGGCGCTGCGTGCGCTGGTCTCCGCCTTCTCCGACGATCTCACCGAGCTCGCCTCCGCGTGCCAGCAGCTGATCAACGACGTCGAGGGCGATGTCTCCGAAGACGTGGTCACGAAGTACTACGGCGGACGCGTCGAAGTCTCCGCCTTCGTGGTCGCCGACACGGCGATCGCCGGACGCTACGGCGAGGCGCTCGTCTCGCTCCGGCATGCCCTGGCCTCCGGCGCCGATCCGGTGCCGATGGTCGCCGCGTTCGCTATGAAGCTGCGCACCATGGCCAAGGTCGCCGGCATCCGCGGTTCGAGCCGCGAGATCGCGACCCGCCTGGGCATGAAGGACTGGCAGATCGACCGGGCCCGGCGCGACCTGGCCGGATGGAACGAGCGATCGCTCGGACTCGCGATCCAGGCGACCGCGCGGGCGGATGCCGAGGTGAAGGGCGCCGCGCGCGACCCGATCTTCGCGCTGGAGCGCATGGTGACGGTCATCGCCACGCGCGCGCCGTTCGCCGAGTAG
- a CDS encoding ComEC/Rec2 family competence protein, which translates to MSRRDLRLVPVAAAAWAVALTCAFLPAAGWWLVAGAFVVGTVLVVVAWKSYRHGWAPLAALACAGAAAVALTCALAAPVRADAAALDGRIVSVEAEVTSSSTIGSDGRSWFDAQTVLIGPTGSERALSIPVRVGIDGLDGADLGARIRVLGQVMASEPSERAALVVFASSAEVPAPARGLFAVAATTRAEFVERAARLPEPGAALLPGLAVGDTTAVSAELNDAMLTSGLSHLTAVSGANCAIVVAAAFWLVALCGGGRRLRVLVALGALASFVVLVTPEPSVIRAGTMAALGMLSILLGKPTAGVSVLCLAIVGILVADPWLAATPGFALSAAATGALILLAPSIARGLGRWLPQVLALGIAVPIAAQLVCGPIIALFAEQQSLIGVAANMLAAPAAPIATVVGLLACLAAPVPAVADALAAAAWLPAAWIATTATTTAQIPGAELLVVPGLATSAIVLVLSAACAIVLCRGRSGSVPPRSLLRSASAVLVIALALGGARVVLDGPLAVVAVPEHWSIAACDVGQGDALVIRSDARIAVIDTGPEPEPLSRCLGSLGVDHVDLLVLTHFDLDHAGGAAALIGRVDTVLHGPVGEPEDRHLLSELMTGGAALVEASVGQSGQLGTAQWRVLWPRAQQAAFPSGNDASVVMEFEGADLPRSLFLGDLSATPQRLLAASGMLRPPYPVVKVAHHGSADQDAGLYALLDPAIAIVNVGIDNDYGHPREETLDLVAAAGAITLRTDLQGRVLVGRRDDELVVWSERSDAGDAPAEVGGPG; encoded by the coding sequence GTGAGCCGGCGCGACCTGCGCCTCGTACCCGTGGCTGCTGCGGCATGGGCGGTCGCGCTCACGTGCGCGTTCCTGCCCGCAGCAGGCTGGTGGTTGGTGGCAGGCGCGTTTGTCGTCGGCACGGTACTCGTCGTGGTGGCGTGGAAGTCGTATCGGCATGGGTGGGCGCCACTGGCGGCTCTGGCCTGTGCCGGCGCCGCGGCGGTCGCGTTGACCTGCGCTCTCGCCGCGCCGGTGCGCGCGGATGCGGCCGCGCTCGACGGCCGGATCGTCAGTGTGGAGGCGGAGGTCACGTCTTCGAGCACGATCGGATCGGACGGGCGCAGCTGGTTCGACGCGCAGACCGTGCTGATCGGGCCGACCGGATCGGAGCGCGCTCTGTCGATCCCGGTGCGAGTCGGCATCGACGGGCTGGACGGCGCCGATCTCGGCGCGCGGATACGGGTGCTCGGGCAGGTGATGGCCAGCGAGCCGTCCGAGCGCGCCGCTCTCGTGGTGTTCGCGAGCTCGGCCGAGGTGCCCGCGCCTGCTCGCGGCCTCTTCGCCGTCGCCGCAACGACCCGGGCCGAGTTCGTGGAACGCGCTGCACGGCTCCCAGAGCCCGGCGCCGCCCTGCTGCCGGGGCTCGCCGTGGGCGACACGACCGCGGTGTCCGCCGAGCTGAACGATGCCATGCTCACCAGCGGTCTCTCGCACCTGACCGCTGTCAGCGGCGCGAACTGCGCGATCGTCGTGGCGGCGGCGTTCTGGCTCGTCGCGCTGTGCGGTGGTGGGCGCCGCCTGCGTGTGCTCGTGGCACTGGGCGCGCTGGCGTCCTTCGTGGTCCTCGTGACTCCGGAGCCGAGTGTGATCCGGGCGGGAACGATGGCGGCGCTGGGCATGCTGTCCATCCTGCTGGGGAAGCCCACGGCCGGTGTGAGCGTGCTGTGCCTCGCGATCGTCGGCATCCTCGTCGCCGATCCATGGCTCGCCGCGACGCCGGGTTTCGCCCTGTCGGCGGCGGCGACAGGAGCGCTCATCCTGCTCGCGCCGTCGATCGCGCGAGGGCTGGGACGCTGGCTGCCGCAGGTCCTGGCGCTCGGCATCGCGGTCCCGATCGCGGCACAACTGGTGTGCGGGCCGATCATCGCGCTGTTCGCCGAGCAGCAGTCACTGATCGGCGTCGCGGCGAACATGCTCGCCGCGCCGGCCGCACCGATCGCCACGGTCGTCGGACTGCTCGCGTGCCTGGCCGCACCGGTTCCTGCTGTCGCTGATGCCTTGGCTGCGGCCGCCTGGCTCCCCGCCGCGTGGATCGCGACGACGGCCACCACCACCGCACAGATCCCCGGAGCCGAACTGCTCGTGGTCCCTGGCCTGGCGACGTCGGCCATCGTCCTCGTGCTCAGCGCGGCCTGCGCGATCGTGCTGTGCCGTGGTCGATCTGGCTCGGTGCCGCCTCGCAGCCTGCTGCGCTCCGCGAGCGCCGTGCTCGTCATCGCCCTGGCGCTGGGCGGCGCCCGAGTCGTGCTGGACGGACCGCTCGCGGTCGTCGCGGTTCCTGAGCACTGGTCCATCGCGGCGTGCGATGTGGGTCAGGGCGACGCACTGGTCATCCGCTCGGACGCGCGCATCGCCGTGATCGACACCGGGCCCGAACCCGAACCGCTGTCGCGGTGCCTCGGCTCCCTCGGCGTCGACCACGTCGACCTGCTCGTCCTGACGCACTTCGATCTCGATCATGCCGGGGGCGCTGCTGCGCTGATCGGGCGCGTCGACACGGTGCTGCACGGACCCGTAGGCGAGCCGGAGGACAGGCACCTGCTGAGCGAGCTCATGACCGGCGGTGCAGCCCTGGTCGAGGCATCGGTAGGGCAGAGCGGGCAGCTCGGTACGGCTCAGTGGCGGGTGCTCTGGCCGCGGGCGCAGCAGGCGGCGTTCCCGTCCGGCAACGATGCGAGCGTCGTGATGGAGTTCGAGGGCGCGGACCTGCCGCGGTCGCTGTTCCTCGGCGATCTCTCGGCGACACCGCAACGGCTGCTCGCCGCATCGGGCATGCTCCGCCCGCCGTATCCGGTGGTCAAGGTCGCCCACCACGGCAGCGCGGATCAGGATGCCGGACTGTACGCGCTCCTGGATCCTGCCATCGCGATCGTGAACGTCGGGATCGACAACGACTACGGGCATCCACGGGAGGAGACTCTGGACCTCGTCGCGGCCGCTGGAGCGATCACGCTGCGCACCGACCTGCAGGGGCGCGTCCTGGTGGGCAGGCGCGACGACGAACTGGTCGTCTGGTCGGAGCGTTCGGATGCCGGTGACGCACCGGCCGAGGTCGGTGGCCCCGGGTAG
- a CDS encoding SH3 domain-containing protein yields MPMPGATTSHGGVDLATKNGSPIYAVAAGVVTATVSGTSSVAGHIDIRHTVGKTTYTTKYLHVWSATTHVKVGQIVKAGQRISSVGMSGNTNGPHLHLELWEHAASGGYKQLDPVPWLKSRGIDVAGKATRITAKTAPSTCTYYTTGAVNLRAGASTSTAVVVKLAAGTMVTAVPGQVSTSFLPVKAGARSGWIANWLLSPTRPAVTTPKPPAQAPAPAPAPVPSKVTYKTTAALNLRPTASTSQKPLLTIPKGKDVGQILASSGSWRKVAYAGKTGWVQSDYLAKSTATSPAPKPAPAQQPATYKTTAALSLRPTASTSQKPLLTIPKGKSVGQILASNGSWRKVTYAGKTGWVHKDFLTKQ; encoded by the coding sequence ATGCCGATGCCAGGAGCCACCACGTCGCACGGCGGCGTCGACCTCGCGACCAAGAACGGTTCGCCGATCTATGCCGTCGCCGCAGGCGTCGTCACGGCGACCGTATCGGGAACCAGCTCGGTCGCCGGGCACATCGACATCCGTCACACCGTTGGCAAGACCACGTACACGACGAAGTACCTGCATGTCTGGTCGGCGACGACCCACGTGAAGGTCGGTCAAATCGTCAAGGCCGGGCAGCGGATCAGCTCGGTGGGCATGAGCGGAAACACCAACGGCCCGCATCTGCACCTGGAGCTCTGGGAGCACGCTGCGTCGGGCGGGTACAAGCAGCTCGATCCAGTCCCTTGGCTGAAGAGCCGCGGCATCGACGTGGCGGGGAAGGCTACCCGGATCACGGCCAAGACGGCACCCAGCACCTGCACGTATTACACGACCGGAGCGGTGAACCTGCGCGCAGGGGCATCGACTTCAACGGCCGTCGTCGTGAAGCTCGCCGCCGGCACCATGGTCACGGCGGTACCGGGCCAAGTCTCCACCTCGTTCCTGCCGGTCAAGGCGGGTGCACGCAGCGGATGGATCGCGAACTGGCTGCTCAGCCCGACTCGCCCCGCCGTCACGACGCCGAAGCCTCCGGCGCAGGCGCCGGCGCCGGCGCCTGCGCCGGTTCCGTCCAAGGTGACGTACAAGACAACGGCGGCGTTGAACCTGCGGCCCACGGCATCGACGAGCCAGAAGCCACTGCTGACGATCCCGAAGGGCAAGGACGTGGGCCAGATCCTCGCGTCGAGTGGTTCGTGGCGCAAGGTCGCCTACGCCGGGAAGACCGGCTGGGTGCAGAGCGACTATCTCGCGAAGTCGACCGCGACGTCCCCGGCGCCGAAACCCGCGCCTGCCCAGCAGCCGGCCACCTACAAGACCACGGCGGCGCTGAGCCTGAGGCCCACGGCATCGACGAGCCAGAAGCCACTGCTGACGATCCCCAAGGGCAAGAGCGTCGGCCAGATCCTGGCGTCGAACGGTTCCTGGCGCAAGGTCACTTACGCCGGAAAGACCGGCTGGGTGCATAAGGACTTCCTCACGAAGCAGTGA
- a CDS encoding MFS transporter, with amino-acid sequence MRSSRRAPLPRTFTRIAWSSVTTQMAEQIALVAVPLAAVLLLGAGATETALLQVAQTLPFLVLALPFGLIIDRTSPRRVLLASELLRMITLGSIVVLIAFDALSLGALLALGLIGAIGTVGVSVAVPSAVPRLVTSERLMDANRWLELGRSAAFISGPILAGAIVSATNASTALVLATIACAAAAALLIRLDIPRTTTSPHTSPWSDAAHGIRYALGHQLLRPMILTSTVFNIGWFLIQSVFVVYALEHLTMTPTTVGITLGAYGAGMVIGAALSGPLSRRLRFGLLTVLGPAGGFIAAALMVATLWIPAPAFALASFFLFGLGPVLWTISTTSLRQAVTPAAMIGRVSSLVVVSTYGARPIGAGLGVVIAATVGMAWCIAAAVVVFALQLLVVLTSALPSVRELPSLAQPAAR; translated from the coding sequence ATGAGATCATCCCGCCGTGCGCCGCTCCCGCGCACGTTCACGCGCATCGCATGGTCGAGCGTGACCACCCAGATGGCAGAGCAGATCGCGCTGGTCGCTGTGCCCCTCGCCGCCGTTCTCCTGCTCGGCGCCGGAGCAACGGAGACGGCACTGCTGCAGGTCGCGCAGACGCTCCCGTTCCTCGTCCTCGCACTCCCATTCGGGCTCATCATCGATCGCACGTCCCCGCGGCGAGTCCTCCTCGCCTCGGAGCTTCTGCGCATGATCACGCTGGGCAGCATCGTCGTGTTGATCGCATTCGATGCTCTCTCCCTCGGCGCGCTCCTCGCCCTCGGCCTCATCGGAGCGATCGGCACCGTGGGCGTCAGCGTCGCGGTCCCCTCCGCGGTCCCCCGGCTCGTGACGTCCGAGCGCCTGATGGACGCCAACCGATGGCTAGAGCTCGGACGAAGCGCCGCCTTCATCTCCGGCCCGATCCTCGCCGGCGCCATCGTCTCAGCGACCAACGCGAGCACCGCACTCGTTCTCGCCACCATCGCCTGCGCCGCCGCTGCCGCCTTGCTGATCCGACTCGACATCCCCCGAACCACAACGTCGCCCCACACATCGCCGTGGAGCGACGCCGCCCACGGCATCCGCTACGCGCTGGGACATCAGCTGCTCCGACCGATGATCCTCACCTCGACCGTCTTCAACATCGGCTGGTTTCTCATCCAATCCGTCTTCGTCGTCTACGCACTCGAACACCTGACGATGACACCCACCACGGTCGGAATCACCCTGGGCGCCTACGGAGCCGGAATGGTCATCGGCGCCGCCCTCTCCGGCCCCCTGTCACGCCGCCTCCGGTTCGGCCTGCTGACCGTGCTCGGCCCGGCCGGCGGGTTCATCGCTGCCGCCCTGATGGTCGCCACCCTCTGGATCCCGGCCCCGGCTTTCGCGCTCGCGTCGTTCTTCCTCTTCGGTCTCGGGCCTGTCCTCTGGACGATATCCACCACCTCACTCCGCCAAGCCGTCACGCCCGCCGCGATGATCGGCCGGGTGTCTTCTCTGGTCGTGGTCTCCACGTATGGCGCCCGTCCGATCGGCGCCGGACTCGGCGTCGTCATAGCCGCAACGGTCGGAATGGCCTGGTGCATCGCCGCAGCGGTCGTCGTCTTCGCCCTGCAGCTGCTCGTCGTCCTGACATCCGCTCTCCCGTCGGTCCGAGAGCTCCCCTCCCTCGCGCAGCCTGCAGCTCGATAG
- a CDS encoding ComEA family DNA-binding protein, producing MPAESETPQPRPRARLKLGVGAAVVLGLVVLSAAVGLGILRGQTSGSQVVDIADAGTATVAPAEVYVHVLGQVTRPGLYLLAQGTRVADALAAAGGTLEDADLQAVNLARLISDGEQIVVPQIGAAPAPGAGSAAAPSGDGVIDLNAADQAALETLPRIGPALAERIIQWRDENGRFASVDDLLAVPGIGEKLLEGLRDKVRV from the coding sequence GTGCCAGCGGAATCCGAGACACCCCAGCCGCGCCCACGCGCACGGCTGAAGCTCGGCGTCGGCGCCGCCGTGGTGCTCGGGCTCGTCGTGCTCTCCGCCGCCGTGGGGCTGGGCATCCTGCGCGGTCAGACGTCCGGGTCGCAGGTCGTCGACATCGCGGATGCCGGGACCGCGACCGTGGCACCGGCCGAGGTGTACGTGCATGTGCTCGGACAGGTGACGCGTCCTGGCCTGTACCTGCTGGCGCAGGGCACGCGCGTCGCGGACGCGTTGGCCGCGGCCGGCGGCACGCTGGAGGACGCTGATCTGCAGGCCGTGAACCTGGCGCGGCTGATTTCCGACGGTGAGCAGATCGTGGTGCCGCAGATCGGCGCGGCGCCGGCGCCGGGGGCCGGATCCGCTGCCGCGCCCAGCGGCGACGGCGTGATCGATCTCAATGCCGCAGATCAGGCCGCACTGGAGACGCTGCCGCGGATCGGACCCGCTCTGGCGGAGCGGATCATCCAGTGGAGGGACGAGAACGGCCGGTTCGCTTCGGTGGACGATCTGCTCGCGGTGCCCGGGATCGGTGAGAAGCTGCTGGAAGGTCTGCGGGACAAGGTGCGGGTGTGA
- the rpsT gene encoding 30S ribosomal protein S20, which yields MANIKSQIKRIKTNEKATARNKAVKSELKTAVRQTRTAIAAGDKAAAEAALKKATKKLDKAVSKGVIHENQAANRKSSIAKQVAAL from the coding sequence GTGGCAAACATCAAGTCGCAGATCAAGCGCATCAAGACCAACGAGAAGGCGACGGCCCGCAACAAGGCTGTCAAGTCCGAGCTCAAGACCGCCGTCCGCCAGACCCGCACGGCCATCGCCGCCGGCGACAAGGCCGCAGCCGAGGCCGCGCTGAAGAAGGCGACCAAGAAGCTCGACAAGGCCGTCAGCAAGGGCGTCATCCACGAGAACCAGGCCGCGAACCGCAAGTCGTCGATCGCGAAGCAGGTCGCCGCTCTCTGA
- a CDS encoding AAA family ATPase, with translation MTALYVSDAGPVAEHSPAEIRGYAPPMHLLRLAGAPGVGKSTTAWAVANRLAGAGVATGYVDIDQLGMCYPAPDDDPDRWALKERALAGVARQFALAGIDRLVVSGVAWPDDPPPQIPGITVQSLWLDATEQTRRRRLTMRGDTGEQLLQFLSAGTAEAGRVNSAWGRIATDGLSEADAVEKVLEFGQPADPNAESDAVQPHTGPAAPATDRMLWITGPRLAGASRIGWEIVSREWTEGRRAGFIDLAQLSFAWNVDSTLVGLANLARLQRAFREVGTDRFVVVAPFDVEPAAVRAALPASDLSFVRLAPSASDIRRHARLRRSGDGPSLAGDDVADATESELEQILLAADSQSTLPEREGELSVDTRDLPLQAAAEAVKRAAGW, from the coding sequence TTGACCGCGCTCTACGTCTCGGACGCCGGGCCGGTGGCGGAACACTCGCCTGCGGAGATACGAGGTTACGCTCCACCCATGCACCTTTTGCGACTCGCCGGAGCCCCTGGCGTCGGCAAATCCACAACGGCGTGGGCTGTCGCGAACAGACTCGCCGGCGCCGGCGTCGCCACGGGATACGTCGACATCGATCAGCTCGGCATGTGCTATCCCGCACCCGACGACGACCCGGACCGATGGGCCCTCAAAGAACGCGCCCTCGCCGGCGTCGCTCGACAGTTCGCCCTCGCGGGAATCGACCGCCTGGTCGTCTCCGGAGTCGCGTGGCCCGACGACCCGCCGCCGCAGATCCCGGGGATCACCGTGCAGTCGCTCTGGTTGGACGCCACAGAGCAGACACGGCGCAGGCGCTTGACGATGCGGGGCGACACGGGTGAGCAGCTTCTTCAGTTCCTCTCCGCCGGCACCGCTGAGGCGGGGCGGGTGAATTCCGCCTGGGGGCGGATCGCCACGGACGGCCTTTCGGAAGCCGACGCCGTCGAGAAGGTTCTCGAGTTCGGGCAGCCGGCCGACCCGAATGCGGAATCCGACGCGGTGCAGCCGCATACCGGACCGGCCGCTCCCGCGACGGATCGGATGCTGTGGATCACCGGACCTCGCCTGGCGGGCGCATCGCGAATCGGCTGGGAGATCGTGAGCCGGGAATGGACGGAAGGCCGGCGTGCCGGCTTCATCGATCTCGCGCAACTGTCGTTCGCCTGGAACGTCGACAGCACGCTCGTGGGGTTGGCGAACCTCGCGCGACTGCAACGGGCGTTCCGTGAGGTCGGCACCGACCGGTTCGTCGTCGTCGCTCCGTTTGACGTCGAGCCCGCGGCGGTACGCGCCGCACTCCCGGCGTCGGACCTGTCATTCGTCCGGCTCGCGCCGTCCGCCTCCGATATCCGGAGGCATGCGCGGCTGCGCAGGAGCGGCGATGGTCCATCCCTCGCCGGCGACGATGTCGCAGACGCCACCGAATCTGAGCTCGAGCAGATCCTCCTGGCCGCCGACTCGCAGTCGACTTTGCCCGAGCGCGAAGGCGAGCTCAGCGTCGACACGCGAGATCTCCCCCTCCAGGCCGCGGCAGAGGCTGTCAAACGCGCTGCCGGTTGGTGA
- a CDS encoding alpha/beta fold hydrolase — protein sequence MKPRVVFVHGIRTSRTMWRSQLEHLAQREIESVAVDLPGHGSRMAEPFTLAEAFATIDTAVRDAAAHGPVLLVGHSMGGLLSVAYSGQEDAPPLAGLIGASCTALPRGVALTTYRFLAQQFDALPDRGMWLTKRVLYATLPEDTRADFEAGGYALDTQGVALASLADLDLTTSLPRIRIPVWWINGQFDQLRMHERLFQQLAPHSELIVVPRTTHLVTAMRPVVFNALLDLAVATLERDAADSSSRQTW from the coding sequence GTGAAGCCCCGCGTCGTCTTCGTCCACGGCATCCGCACCTCTCGCACGATGTGGCGCAGTCAGCTCGAGCACCTGGCGCAGCGCGAGATCGAGAGCGTCGCGGTCGATCTTCCGGGTCACGGCAGCCGGATGGCTGAGCCGTTCACTCTGGCGGAGGCGTTCGCGACGATCGACACGGCGGTGCGGGATGCCGCGGCGCACGGGCCGGTCCTCCTAGTCGGCCATTCGATGGGCGGCCTGCTCTCGGTCGCGTACAGCGGGCAGGAGGATGCCCCGCCTCTCGCCGGGCTGATCGGGGCGTCCTGCACGGCGCTCCCCCGGGGTGTCGCACTGACGACCTATCGCTTCCTCGCCCAGCAGTTCGACGCTCTTCCCGATCGCGGGATGTGGCTGACCAAGCGGGTGCTGTACGCCACGCTGCCCGAGGATACGCGCGCCGACTTCGAGGCCGGTGGTTACGCTCTCGACACCCAGGGGGTGGCGCTCGCCAGCCTGGCCGACCTCGACCTCACGACCTCGCTCCCCCGCATCCGCATCCCGGTGTGGTGGATCAACGGACAGTTCGATCAGCTGCGCATGCACGAGCGGCTCTTCCAGCAGTTGGCCCCGCATTCCGAGCTCATCGTCGTGCCGCGCACCACGCACCTCGTCACGGCGATGCGACCTGTAGTGTTCAACGCGCTGCTGGATCTGGCCGTCGCGACCCTCGAGCGGGACGCTGCGGACAGCTCTTCGCGACAAACCTGGTAA